ATGCTGGCATATTTAAAATCTCTTCACCTAAAAATTTTATACTTCCACTTAATCCTTTTACAATTCCAGAAATTGTTCTTAATGTAGTACTTTTACCAGCACCGTTAGCACCAATTAAAGTTACAATAGACCCTTGTGGAACATTGAATGATATACCTTTTATGGCATTAATTGCACCATAATTTACTTTCAAATTATTAACTTCTAACATTATAATAGTATCTTAAATAGTATTTGTTACGAATTATTTTCTAAAATTTTTCTTTAATAACCAACTTCTTTTAATCTTGTTCTAATAATTTCAGTTAGTATATTATTAGATGATCCATAATATTGTTTGTCTTGTATAAATAAAATTCCACCATAACTTGCTGGTTGAGATTGATCAAAATTCTGAGAAGATGCCATAACTGTTAGTTCGCCTTGTTTGTATGGATTATCAATATCCTTTACAACAATTGTTAATCCATATTCAATAGGTTTTGATTCTAAGGGTGGTTTATTAAAACCTAAAAATGCAAATGGGATACGAAGTTTTATCGAGTATCCACTATCAGAACGCATAGCAATTGCTTTAATTAATTTGGCAGCATTTGATTGAGCTTCATCTAAAGAATTTGAAGTAGATACTTTTACTTTGGTTGTCTGTTCATTATACAAATCTCCTAATGAAACATTAAACGAATATATGTTTGTATCAGTTTTCAATCTGAAATCTTTATTCTTTTTTCCTAATTTAAATCTGTTTGACATGGAATAACTATCAAACCAAAATTCAATTCTATCTGCCATTGAATCTGGAACTGATGGACCAGACAAAACTATTTCATCATCTTTAACATTTGTACTAAAATATATATATTCATCATCATAAGCTGATCTATTACTAAAAGAACAATCAAACATATTTTTCCAGTTAAAACCACCTTTAATAATATTTTTTGAAGAAACAATTTTAGATGAAGTTTGGTAACCTGTATTTAAATTTCTTCCTCTTGAATAACATGGTAAAGTTGAGTAATAATTTCTAAATGCAAATTCATTTGTTTCTGGAACTGAATATTGCTCAGTGCTCTCTAAAGTCTGCATATTCCTATAAGATTCCCTACTTAATGATCCTTGTCTTTCTAATTGAAATAAATCAACTTGCATTAGAATTCCACTTCTATATTTGTATCCTTTTACCTCCCAATCTCCGTCTCTGTGTTTTTGAGTTATCCTTACAATATTATCCGAAATTGCTAAGCCTGCTTCTATGGGTAATCTGAAATATCCAATTGTATCTTGAAAAACTTTTTTCATTTCACCCCCATCATCAATAAAAAAGTAAACATCATTTATTCTTTTATCACCATTTTCTTTTTTAATACTAATAGCAAAATCAAAAGCAGTATCTCCAGAAAAATCTCCAACATCATATCCCCAAATTTCGTAATCAGTTTTTGGGAGAGATGCTTTTATATCGGCTATTAGTTCAGGAGCAAAATAATCATCAATTCTTTGAGATAGTTGTTCAAAGGTTAATGGATCTTGAGAATATAAATTTGGACAACAAAATAACAGAAGAATAAAACCAATCAAGTAAAATATTTTATATGGCATATATGAAAAAATCTGATTTAAAAATCGTTAAGAAATTTCTAATAATTAATTAATCATAATTTTAGAATTTATTCTTTATAATATTTTTAAAAAGAATTAATTAAAAAAAATTATAGATGACAAAGATATGAATAACATTTTAAAATTTTTATCTTGAAAAACATATCAAAGAAGATATTTTTGTAATTTCTAATTTTCATTTATAATTTAATTAAATATGCAAGACGCTTTTATTATATCTGCAATGAGAACACCTGTTGGAAAATATGGTGGAGTATTATCTCAAGTTCGTGCTGATGACTTACTCGGTTTTATTCTCAAATCTGTTGTTGAAAAATCTGGTATTCCTAAAGATAGAATTGATGATGTAATAATTGGATGTGCAAATCAAGCTGGTGAGGATAATAGGAACGTTGGTAGAATGGGAGTTCTGTTGGCAGGCTTACCTGTAACAACCCCTGCAACAACTATTAACAGATTGTGCGGATCTGCTTTAGATGCAATATCAATGGCTTGTAGAACAATTAAATGTGGAGAAGCAGACATTATGATTGCCGGTGGAGTAGAGGTTATGTCTCGTGCCCCTTATGTGTTTCCTAAGAATGTATCAGGTAAAACTTTATTTGGAAATTTAACTGCATTTGATACTGCCTTAGGCTGGAGATTCCCAAATAGTAAAATGGAGGCAATGTTTCCTCTAGAACAGATGGGTGAAACAGCTGAGAATGTTGCTGAAAAATGGAATATTTCTAGAGAGGCTCAAGATGAATTTGCATTGCGATCACATAAACTAGCTTCTTTAGCTTGGGATGAAGGTAAATATAATGATACAGTTGTTAATGTTGAAATTCCTCAAATAAAAGGTGAACCATTAATTGTTAAAAAAGATGAAGGACCAAGATTTGATTCAACAATCGAAAAGCTTAGTTTATTGAAACCTGCTTTTAGAAAAGGTGGTTCAGTTACTGCAGGCAATTCATCTAGCTTAAACGATGGTGCAGGGGCTGTTGTTATTGTAAGTGAAAAGATATTAATAGAGTATAATTTAAAACCACTTCTACGTTATGTTTCATATGGTGTTGCAGGATTAAATCCTCAAATTATGGGAGTTGGTCCTGTTCATGCAACCCATAATGCACTCAAAAATGCTGGTTTGACAATTAATGATATTGGATTGACTGAACTAAATGAAGCTTTTGCTTCTCAAAGTTTGGCTGTAATTCATGATCTGGAACTTGATATAAATAGAGTAAATTTACTTGGAGGTGCAATATCGATTGGTCACCCACTAGGTATGTCTGGGGCAAGACTCATTTCAACTCTATCATCTCAAATGCCAATTAATAATGTTAGATATGGCTTAGCAACAATGTGTGTTGGTGTAGGGCAGGGTATTAGTATGATTGTTGAAAATTGTCAATTATAAAATTTTGTTTCTCAATTTTTATTTTCTAAAGTGGTTTACTTTTAATTTAATCTCGATTCAATTATCATTTATGAAATACTTTTTTTGGACAATAATTGTTATAGTTATTTCATCTTGTTCAAGTAATTCATGTCCGCCAGTT
Above is a window of Chlorobiota bacterium DNA encoding:
- a CDS encoding thiolase family protein: MQDAFIISAMRTPVGKYGGVLSQVRADDLLGFILKSVVEKSGIPKDRIDDVIIGCANQAGEDNRNVGRMGVLLAGLPVTTPATTINRLCGSALDAISMACRTIKCGEADIMIAGGVEVMSRAPYVFPKNVSGKTLFGNLTAFDTALGWRFPNSKMEAMFPLEQMGETAENVAEKWNISREAQDEFALRSHKLASLAWDEGKYNDTVVNVEIPQIKGEPLIVKKDEGPRFDSTIEKLSLLKPAFRKGGSVTAGNSSSLNDGAGAVVIVSEKILIEYNLKPLLRYVSYGVAGLNPQIMGVGPVHATHNALKNAGLTINDIGLTELNEAFASQSLAVIHDLELDINRVNLLGGAISIGHPLGMSGARLISTLSSQMPINNVRYGLATMCVGVGQGISMIVENCQL